The following proteins come from a genomic window of Stanieria sp. NIES-3757:
- a CDS encoding mobilization protein MobD-like protein, producing the protein MATIYLIDGEKGGVGKSLFCRCLLHFLEQKKIAYKLIDTDPKPDVAQIYNGIKDIQFVASDEATVMYSQTAGEVDKIIDLAMKEDVIVNLPGKVHQQVKFWIEGNNLLDEDFIKESGVSFCKFFLSNGSDISLDLLEDSLQTYKGKLPHILVRNQGLKLDWSDITNSDRFLELKSKYQFLEIDFPGLRRTDIDFIDRKKQPFARVMAQLPLLARQRVKTFLSDTMAAIEGTGKFTTSPTPATANKK; encoded by the coding sequence ATGGCAACTATATATTTAATAGATGGTGAAAAAGGAGGAGTAGGCAAGAGTCTTTTTTGTCGCTGTTTACTTCACTTTTTAGAACAAAAAAAGATTGCTTATAAGTTAATCGATACCGATCCCAAACCAGATGTGGCTCAAATCTATAACGGCATCAAAGATATTCAGTTTGTCGCTTCTGATGAGGCTACGGTGATGTATTCCCAAACCGCAGGAGAGGTTGACAAAATTATCGATCTGGCAATGAAAGAAGATGTAATTGTCAATCTTCCAGGTAAAGTTCACCAACAAGTTAAGTTTTGGATTGAGGGCAATAACTTATTAGATGAGGATTTTATCAAAGAAAGTGGAGTCAGCTTTTGTAAGTTCTTCCTTTCTAATGGGAGTGATATTTCTCTAGATTTACTGGAAGATTCTTTGCAGACATATAAAGGAAAGCTGCCCCATATTTTAGTCCGCAATCAAGGTTTAAAACTAGATTGGTCGGACATTACCAATAGCGATCGCTTTTTGGAATTAAAATCCAAATATCAATTCCTCGAAATCGATTTTCCCGGGTTACGTCGTACCGATATTGATTTTATCGACCGTAAAAAGCAGCCCTTTGCTCGAGTGATGGCTCAGTTACCCCTACTAGCAAGACAGAGGGTTAAAACATTCCTCAGCGACACGATGGCAGCTATCGAAGGCACGGGCAAGTTTACTACTTCCCCTACTCCAGCAACGGCGAATAAGAAATGA
- a CDS encoding two-component response regulator NarL subfamily protein, with the protein MNKTKNHQAIAYEFKLPSATVLLIKKDPFQRLGLCKILAKQESLTIYDCADSFKGLRLAQRYQPNIIILDLEILVSSNFKLYEQLIEQSPKAQLIVCGQKIDRETILKVYSISASYYFEDGDISKLLLAIASTFEGSIYVHPLTSHLLSNNLLMPVSSLGLDSLAPKELTALKHLITGKDYQEIGQTMCISSHTVRNYICGIVKKLGLKNRTQAVVVAVCGGLLAEIQ; encoded by the coding sequence ATGAATAAGACTAAAAACCATCAAGCGATCGCTTATGAATTTAAACTACCATCAGCCACAGTTTTGCTAATTAAAAAAGATCCTTTTCAAAGATTAGGTCTTTGTAAAATATTAGCAAAGCAAGAATCTCTAACTATTTATGATTGTGCCGATTCATTTAAGGGATTGAGGCTGGCACAAAGATATCAGCCAAATATAATTATTTTGGATTTAGAAATTTTAGTCAGTAGTAATTTCAAGCTCTACGAACAACTCATCGAACAGTCACCTAAAGCTCAATTAATCGTTTGTGGACAAAAGATAGACCGCGAAACTATTCTCAAAGTTTATTCAATTTCAGCAAGTTACTACTTTGAAGATGGAGATATTTCCAAATTACTTTTAGCCATAGCTAGTACATTTGAAGGGAGTATTTACGTTCACCCCTTAACAAGCCATCTATTATCAAATAATCTGTTAATGCCAGTTTCATCTTTGGGATTGGATTCTCTTGCGCCAAAAGAATTAACAGCATTGAAGCATTTAATAACTGGTAAAGATTATCAGGAAATTGGTCAAACAATGTGTATTAGTTCTCATACAGTACGCAACTATATCTGTGGTATTGTTAAAAAGTTAGGTTTAAAAAATCGCACTCAAGCAGTAGTAGTTGCTGTTTGTGGTGGGTTATTAGCTGAAATTCAATAG